One Campylobacter concisus DNA segment encodes these proteins:
- a CDS encoding type II toxin-antitoxin system RelE family toxin — protein sequence MYKIVIKRSADKQLDKISKGDLRAALKIRTFLKELEKVENPFATNNAEKMQGYDDRWRWRVGIHYRIIGLKQDEILTIEIIEISSREKAY from the coding sequence GTGTATAAAATAGTCATTAAGCGCTCTGCCGACAAACAACTAGATAAAATTTCAAAAGGTGATCTAAGAGCAGCTCTAAAAATACGCACCTTTCTAAAAGAGCTTGAAAAAGTAGAAAATCCTTTTGCAACAAATAACGCAGAAAAGATGCAAGGCTATGATGACCGCTGGCGTTGGAGAGTTGGCATACATTACCGCATAATAGGGCTTAAGCAAGATGAAATTTTAACTATTGAGATAATAGAAATTTCATCACGAGAAAAAGCATATTAA